The stretch of DNA CGGGATATCAGCAAAGAGATTCTATCttatcaaaaaagaaaaaacccatTTGTACTCCTAATCCCTCAAAAGTCTCATTAAACCTAATCTCCCATATTTCcaatatgaaattttaatgcAGCTAGCGACTCTTTGTCTCTGGGACAGACCGTAACAAAAACTATGATTGCGACGACTGAAGAACCTGAAGAAGGGGgtaaaccaaaaccattttcAATGCATATGCATCAATTAAacgataaaataaacaaaactaaaaatactTGGGAAATGCAATGAATGAGaacgaaatgaaataattctaaatataaacaaattaaccTTGAATACCACAGATAACCACGAAcatttttcaatatatttcaaaTGCACGCCCATTGTACATATCAAATACATTTCATATCGCATtgctcataaaatatttaacccaAAAATTGTACAGACAATCTTAATTAAACGACAATTAATAACAACGTGTAAGAAACGCGAATATCTTTAAGCATCGTGAAGGAGATGATTGTTTAAGAGGACTGCATTTAATGATTGCACGATCAttgggaaattaaaattgccaagtcgaaaatttataaatggacTTTAAGTTTACGCACTTGGCAACTTTTCTGTCATGAAGGTATTTTTTTAGGACCCCTatacattatttataaatactgTAAGATATTCAATATTGAAGATGTTGTAAGTGCTGCACTGCCGAAACTAATCCTACGAATGATATATGCACTCTGTACAGAAATCTATAAGTAAACTATAaggaaatctttttaaaatatatatactgaCAAGCTTATTTTTTGTAGCTGTTCCTGAAATCGTACATGTCGATGTCTTCCAGCAGCACAGCTACGAAAGTGTGCCCCTCAAGTATGAAGTCATTGCCACAGGTATTCCCAAACCAGAAGCAATTTGGTATCACGATGGAAAGCCAATTACGGCCGATAAGCACACTGCTATTACTGTCGATGGGGTTTGTTTtcattgaatatttattttccggACTTTTATTACTACTTTTATTATCCCTTAGGATCATTATAAGCTGGAGGTGCAGTCGCTTGATTTAGTCGATGCGGGAGAATATAGGGTGGTTGTTCAAAATAAGTGCGGCGAGAAATCGCATCAGGGGGATCTTTCCCTGTCGGGTAAGAAGCTCTTAATGAAGTaatcgatttaaaatttaatacatttcacTATACCACAGGCATCGCTGAATATCGCAAGCCTATCCTGACCCAAGGACCTGGACTGAAGGACATTAAGGTCAACAAGGGCGACAAGGTCAACGAACCAGTTGTGTTCACCGCAGATCCTGCTCCTGAAATCGTCTTACTCAAGGATGGCCAGCCCGTCAAGGAGAGCAATAATCTCAAGCTGAAGGTGGAAAAGAAGGACGCGGAGAATGGATTGGTTCAGTACACTTGCACTCTGAACATCTTGGAAGGTATGGAGTGCCCTTTATAATGCATTTTCTCTATATAATAGAgtgtaaatgtatttattgcaGCTGAGATTAAGGATTCCGGACGCTATGAACTGAAGGTGAAGAACAAGTACGGTGAGCTGGCCACTAGTGGATGGATCGATGTGCTGGCCAAGCCGGAGATTTCTGGCCTGAATGATACCAAATGTCTGCCGGGCGACACCATTTGCTTTGAGGCTCTGGTCCAGGCCAATCCGAAACCGAAGGTTTCCTGGACTCGTGGCAATGAGAACCTGTGCAACAACGAGAACTGCGAGGTCATCGCAGACGTTGATGCCGATAAGTATCGACTGGTCTTCCAGTCCGTTTCCCCCAGTGAAGATGGTAAATACACCATCACAGCCACGAACAGCGAGGGAAGGGCCACGGTGGACTTTAATTTGGCGGTGCTGGGTAGGGATTACAATCTCAAAACGATTCTATATATCCTTTATCATCTATCTTTCTGATGCAGTGGAGAAACCCACCTTTATTGTGCAACCCGAGAGCCAGAGCATCCACGACTTTAGACCCGTCTCCACCAAGGTTCTGGTGCACGGTGTTCCACTGCCCACAATTGAATGGTTCAAGGACGACAAGCCCATCAACTATGAGGCTATTAACAAGCCCAGCAAGGACAAGCTGTACGGCAAGGAGGACACCAAGAAGGGTACCGACCAAATCGAAAGTGTTTTCGACATCAAAACATTCAGGGAAAACGATGTGGGAGCGGTAAGATCTTAATAGATttctagaaaaaaatattcttattttttctttttttttttttttatcagtataCTTGTGTGGCCACCAATGAAATCGGAGTGACCAAGGCCCCCTTCAAGTTGGCTTTGTTGGCCCTCGCACCCAGCTTTGTGAAGAAGCTGGACAATGCTCTGGATGTGCTGCAGGGTGAACCTCTGGTCCTCGAGTGCTGCGTGGACGGAAGTCCCCTGCCCACCGTTCAGTGGCTCAAGGATGGTGATGAAGTCAAGCCCAGCGAGAGGTAGTTACTTAAATAATATGTCTTATCGGACGACACTTTCTATCTCTCTTACTTAGTGTTAAGATTTCCACCAATCCGGATGGCCTGGTTAGGCTGGAGATCAACAGCTGCCAACCCAACGATTCGGGAGCCTACAAGCTGATCATATCCAATCCTCATGGCGAGAAGGTGGCTTTGTGTGCGGTGGCTGTTAAACGTAAGAAATGCAGCTCTACTTACTATTAATAGATGTAATTTAATAACCGTAACCTTTAGCTGAGGAGATGCAGCCAAAGTTCCTGAAACCTATTACCGGCCAGACGGTCGTGGTGGGTGAACCCCTGAAATTGGAGGCCCAGGTCACTGGATTCCCGGCGCCAGAGGTCAAGTGGTACAAGGATGGCATGCTGCTGCGCCCAAGTCCAGAGATTAACTTCATCAACAGCCCCAATGGTCAAATTGGACTAATGTGAGTGGGGTATATGCATATAAAATAGAAATGGTATTTAACCTCCCGATTTCCCTCAACCAGCATCGATTCTGCCCAGCCTCTGGATGCTGGAGTCTACAAGTGTCTGATCGCCAACAAGGGCGGCGAAATCGAGGGCGTGTCCAAGGTGGAGATCGTGCCCAAGGAATCGAAGCCTGTCTTCGTGGCCGAACTCCAGGATTCCTCCAGCATTGAGGGCTTCCCCGTGAAGATGGACATCAAGGTGATTGGAAACCCCAAGCCGAAGCTCCAGTGGTTCCATAATGGTCACGAAATCCAGCCCGATCCAAGCCACATTGCCATTGTGGAGAATCCGGACAAGAGCACCAGCCTGATCATCGAGAAAACGGTTCCCGGTGACTCGGGTTTGTATGAGGTGATTGCCCAGAATCCCGAGGGATCGACTGCCTCCAAGGCCAAGCTTTATGTGGCTCCCAAGGCCGATGAAACCGCCACCGAGGAGGCTCCACAATTTGTGTCCGCTCTGCGGGATGTTAATGCCGATGAGGGTCAGGAGCTGGTGCTCTCTGCTCCATTCATTTCGAACCCAATGCCCGAGGTGATTTGGTCAAAGGATGGCGTCACTCTGACTCCCAACGAACGCCTGCTGATGACCTGCGATGGCAAGCACATTGGACTGACCATCAAGCCGGCTGAAGCCGCCGACTCTGGAAACTACACTTGCCTGCTGGCCAATCCGCTGGGCGAGGACTCCTCCGCCTGCAACGCGAATGTCAGGAAGGTCTACAAGCCACCGGTGTTCACCCAAAAGATATCCGATCAGCAGCAGGTGTTCGGCAACAATGCCAAGATCCCCGTTACCGTTTCCGGTGTTCCCTATCCGGATCTCGAGTGGTACTTCCAGGACAAGCCCATTCCCAAGTCGGACAAGTACAGCATCAAGAACGATGGAGATCATCACATGCTGATCGTGAACAATTGCGAGAAGGGTGACCAGGGTGTCTACAAGTGCATCGCCAGCAACAGGGAGGGCAAGGATATCACCCAAGGACGTCTCGATATCGTCAATGAGATGTGAGTGTTCTATAATCGAGGCTGCCACAGAAAACACAAAGATTTTGGCATTACTTAATAGATTTTCAAGTGATTTCGGTGGCACTCGTTTACCCTTCTAACTAACGATCTATATTTACTCTACAGTAAGAAGCATTCGCGATCGGAGCCACCAGTGTTCCTCAAGAAGATTGGCGATTGTGATATCTACGAGGGCATGGTTGCCAAGTTCACGGCCTGTGCCACGGGATATCCAGAGCCGGAAGTCGAGTGGTTCAAGAACGACCAGAAGCTCTTCCCCTCGGACCGGTTCTTGATTGATATCGAGCCGAATGGCCTTCTCAGGCTgaccattaaaaatgttaccgAGTACGATGTGGGCCGCTATTCCTGCCGCATTTTCAACCCATACGGAGATGATATTTGCCATGCTGAGCTGTTCTACGATTGTAAGTTCTTTTGGATCACCTATTAACTATATTTAGTAACGTAATTATAAATTCACAGCTCTGGATAGCCAGCAGAAGCCCTTGGAAGACCAGTATACCGATTTCAAGAAGTACAAGAAGTCCGGTGCTCCTCCGCCATTGTCGGAGGGTCCCATTATATCTCGCATGACCGATCGCGGATTGCTCTTGTCATGGAATCCTTCGGTGCCCTTAACTCCCCGCTATCCTATCACTTACCAGGTAAGCTATTCAAAGATGTAACCTCTCAAAGGAAATGGGAATCATTTAATTGCCAAATCTTAGATCGAAATGATGGATTTGCCAGAAGGAGATTGGCGCACCCTGAGGACGGGAGTTCGCAGCTGTGCCTGTGATATCCGTAACTTGGAACCTTTCCGAGATTATCGATTCCGAGTGCGAGTGGAGAACAAGTTTGGTGTGAGCGATCCCAGTCCctatacccaaacttacaggTGAGGAAGTCCTGAACCTGATGTTAAGTATTTACtataattaattgtaattttcaGGCAAAAACTGGTACCAGATCCACCGAAAACTTATACCTACCTGCCACCAGGCACTGACTTCAGGCCAGAAACTTCGCCCTACTTCCCCAAGGACTTTGATATCGAGAGACCTCCGCATGATGGTTTGGCACAGGCACCTCAGTAAGTACAAAGTATACATATGGTTTGAAGAAAGATACTACTTATAAGTACTGTCTTAATAGATTCCTGCTGCGCGAGCAGGACATCAGTTATGGAGTCAAGGATCACAACACGGAGCTGATGTGGTTTGTCTACGGCTATCCCAAGCCCAAGATGACTTACTACTTTGATGACATGATCATTGAGTCGGGTGGCAGATTTGATCAGAGCTACACTCGCAACGGACAGGCCACGCTCTTCATTAACAAGTGGGTTTAATGAGGTGTAATATAATGATGATAATCTACTGTAATCCCCTTTAGAATGTTGGATCGGGATGTTGGCTGGTATGAGGCTGTGGCCACCAACGAACATGGAGAGGCCAGGCAGCGGGTGAGACTGGAGATTGCGGAGCATCCGAGGTTCCTGAAGCGTCCCGATGAGACCTTCATTATGTCCCGCAAAAACGGAAGAATCGAGGCCAAGTTGGTGGGCATTCCGCTGCCAGAAGTGCATTGGTTCAAGGACTGGAAACCGATTGCCGAGTCATCCAGGATTAAGGTAATGTGAAGGATTAGATATCATTTTCAAGAAACTAACCAAATCGACTATATAACCTATACAGATTAGCTCCTATGACCCTGACATCTACGTGCTCTCGATCCACGACTCGATCATCAAGGACGGTGGCTTGTACTCCATTAGTGCCAGAAACATTGCCGGCTCCATTAGCACTTCGGTTACGGTGCACATCGAGGAGAACGAGGATCAGTATATCTACAAGACCTACGGCAGACATCCGTATGTGCGTTCCAAGCAGTTGCGCTACCAGGACAAGTACGACATTGGAGATGAACTGGGTCGTGGAACTCAGGGAATCACATACCACGCTGTGGAGCGTTCTTCCGGTGACAATTATGCTGCTAAGATCATGTACGGACGACCCGAGTTGCGTCCGTTCATGCTGAACGAACTGGAGATGATGAACACGTTCAATCACAAGAACCTCATCCGTCCCTATGACGCCTATGACACCGATCGAAGTGTAACGCTGATCATGGAACTGGCTGCCGGTGGAGAGTTGGTCAGGGATAATCTCCTCAGACGCGACTATTACACGGAACGAGATATTGCCCACTACATCAGGCAGACACTGTGGGGCCTGGAGCACATGCACGAAATGGGCGTGGGTCACATGGGTCTTACGGTAAGAGATTGTGAGAGATTAGTAACCTTAACTCACCCTTCTGAAATTACAGATCAAGGACCTCCTGATCTCCGTGGTCGGCGGTGATCTCATCAAGGTGTCTGATTTTGGACTGTCGAGGAAAATCAACAGGCACAATCTGTCGACCCTGGACTATGGAATGCCCGAGTTTGTTTCGCCCGAAGTGGTGAACAAGGAGGGAGTCAACTTCTCCCACGACATGTGGACCGTCGGCCTGATCACCTACGTGCTGCTCGGCGGTCACAATCCATTCCTGGGCATTGACGATAGGGAAACCCTGACCAAGATTCGCGAGGGTCGTTGGGACTTCAAGGACGAGATTTGGACCCATATCTCGGACGATGGCCGTGACTTCATCAGTCGATTGCTGCTCTACAGTCCCGAGGAACGTATGGATGTGAAGACCGCTCTGAAGCATCCCTGGTTCTTCATGCTCGATCGCCAGGTCTACGACCATGACTATCAGATCGGAACCGATCGGCTGCGCAACTACTACGACCACTTCAGGGACTGGTATGCCAATGCCTCGTGCAAGAACTACTTCCGCAGGCGCCGCTTGAGCGGCTGCTTCCAGCACCCGTCCAAGATGGTCTATCCCCCGGGACACGTCTACACGCCGGAGAACACCCCGGAGCCCCTGCCGGAGCCGAGGATCCGGGCCAAGCGCGAGGAGGTGGTCTCCAAGTACTTGCATCCCGACTACGAACTGGGCCTCATTCAATCCGAGAGTCAGTAAGTACAATATCAATTTCTCATAATCAAGTACCCAAAAGAAATGGGTAACActatataaaacaagaaagaacgctatagtcgggttggtgtcccggcTATCTactacccgtcactcggctaaagggagtgcgagggagatggatatataaatttttttgattgcgtataactttttaatgaatggtctgattttaaaaatgtcttctacatttcgataggcataatacccttttactctacgattaacgggtataacaactAGGTCTCAAGTTTGTTACTAATATAACCTATAACCCTTTAGCTACCAATATGGACCCGACACTTATCTTCTGCAATTGCGTGATGTCAACTTCCCTGTGAGATTGCGAGAATACATGAAGGTGGCCCATCGCCGTTCGCCTTCCTTTGCCTTGAACGATTCAGTGGATTGGTCGGTAAGTAAACGAAGGATAAATTTATTAGAAAATGGATAATTAATGTGTTCTTTTCCAGCTGCCCGTGATCCGCGAGAGACGTCGCTTCACCGACATCATGGACGAGGAGATCGATGACGAGCGCACCCGCAGTCGCATCAGCATGTACGCGGCCAATGAATCCTACTCCATCAGGAGATTGCGCACCGAATTGGGACCCCGTTTGGATGAGTACACCGAAGCGGATGCCATGATCGAGACCCAGCGGGAGGGCTACCCGCCCTTCTTCCGCGAGAAGCCCCAGACTATCGCCATAACGGAGAACCAGCCAAGTCACATCCACTGCTTCGCCGTGGGAGATCCCAAGCCGTGTGTGCAGTGGTTCAAGAACGACATGGTTCTGTCCGAGAGCAAGAGGATAAAGATATCGGTGGACGAGGACGGTCGCTCCATCCTGCGCTTCGAGCCGGCCCTGCACTTCGATGTGGGCGTCTACAAGGTGGTGGCCAGGAACAAGGTGGGTCAAACCGTGGCCCGATGCCGCATCGTGGTGGCCACTCTGCCCGATGCCCCCGACTCGCCGGAGATTTCCGCCAACAGCGGCACCGAGATCCTGCTCCGCTGGAAGCAGCCACGCGACGATGGCCACTCCACGGTCCTCTGCTACAGTCTGCAGTACAAGCTGAGCAACTGCGATGCCTGGACCACGGTGGCGGATAACATTGACCACGAGTTCTATCTGCTGCACGATCTGCAGCCCAATACCAACTATCAGTTCCGCTTGGCCTCGAAGAACCGCATCGGCTGGAGCGAGATGGGCATACCGGTGGCCGCGTCGACGGTGGGCGGAGATGCCCCCAAGATCCACATCACCAAGGCCATGAAGCATTTACAGCAGCTCACCGAGAACGGGCATCAGGTGATTCCCGAGGAGGAGCGCGTCCACACCGACTACCATTGCGAGCGGGAGCCGCCCAACTGGGTGACCGATTCCTCCGTTAGCGACAAGTACAGCTTCATCTCGGAGATTGCCCGGGGCGAGTTTAGCACCATTGTCAAGGGCATCCAGAAGTCCACCGACACGGTGGTGGTGGCCAAGATCCTCGAGGTGACCGACGAGAACGAGGACAATGTGGTCGCCGAGTTTGACAACTTTAAGACGCTCCGCCACGAACGAATCCCGGCCCTATTCAGTGCCTATAAGCCATTGAATGTGCCCATTGCCATCTTCGTGATGGAGAAGCTCCAGGGCGCCGATGTGCTGACCTACTTCAGCAGCCGGCACGAGTACTCCGAGCAGATGGTGGCCACTGTGGTGACCCAACTGCTGGACGCCCTGCAGTATCTGCACTGGCGTGGCTACTGCCATTTGAACATCCAGCCCGATAATGTGGTCATGGCCTCCGTTCGCTCTATCCAAGTGAAACTGGTCGACTTCGGCGCCGCCAAGAAGGTCAACAAGCTGGGCATGAAGGTGACGCCCTGCGGATCGCTGGACTTCCAACCGCCCGAGATGATCAACGATGAGCCCATATTCCCGCAGAGCGACATCTGGTCCCTGGGAGCGCTGACCTACTTGCTGCTGTCCGGATGCAGTCCATTCCGCGGCGCCGACGAGTACGAGACCAAGCAGAACATCTCCTTCGTGCGTTACAGGTTCGAGAATCTCTTCAAGGAGGTCACTCCCGAGGCCACGCGATTCATTATGCTCCTCTTCAAGCGTCATCCCACGTAAGTGAACTGAAATCTTCAAACTTATTacttcaaaacattttaagattTGAGATATTACTTCTATAATCTCAACTTATAtttacaattaattaaaatattttcaaaacactttttaaatattattccaaAGTGATATAAAACTACATATGTTTATAAATCTTTGGAAATAGATTTGAAAGATCAAGGCTGTTTATTGCATCCCCAGTCCACCCAAAAATTAGGAACAGGGTCATTCATGATTGATATAACACTTAATTTGACAACTGACAACATTTTCTTCATCATTTCATTCAGAAAACGACCATATACCGAAGATTGCTTGGAGCACAGGTGGCTCATGTCATCCGACTACATGGTTAGGAAGCGTGAACGTGCCATCTTTTTGGGCAGCCGTCTAAAGGTAATAAATTTCAACATTTCGTGTTAATAGAAAAACCACTAATGCTATTTCCGTTCGCCCACCAGACGTTCTGCGATGAATACCATGACCTAAAGAACGCCACGGCTACGTCATCCAAGGTTCTGAACACGGTCGCCGGCGGACCCACACCTACTCAACTACTTCGATCGAATAGCATCCAGGAGGAATTGCTCACAACATTTTAGTCAATTAGTTCCGAAGTAGTGTTAAGagaatgttgtttttatttcttgtaTATATGGAATATGAATAATTATACAACATCTAaattctatatatataaatatattatctggttaattaaaacgaaaaggtttgtttaatatatttacatatggAAGAGCCCGTAAATTCCAATAGAGGATgtcttttcaaaaataaaggcTTTTACAAATAGTGAAAATTTAAACCTCACGAAGTGAAAATTCAGCTGTGATTTTTATTAGGTTacttttaatgatttaatggtttttaaaaaaaggtgcaCGATTTCACTTATTAAAGGGCGCACTGTATTAATCGAAAGGTAAACAAAACACCCCCAAAAAACACCCGTAATCACAAATCGAAAATCACCTCTGCGAAAAGCTTGCAGCTTTCGCCACAAGCTTTCTTATCACTATTGATTAAATTTTCGTCTAAagcttatattttaaagtaagtGCTAGGTACAACACAGCACGCAAACACCTCAATTAGTACAATAGAAATTATTGTTTAGTCACAATGTGAAGCGAATTAAAGCAGATCTCAACACACATACAACACCTACATGCCCAGCGTTCATTAGCAGTAGAAAAATCAATGAGTGACAAACCTCGGTCACAAGATTGCAATCCATCGAAATCGCGACTACGAACAAAAGGTATACAGTCAGTCCATTAGAGATCGtaggtacatatgtatgtagtgTACACCCGAAGTCAAGTATTCGTTTAATCTGAGTGATTGACTAATCTCATTTATAGAGTCTTAACTAAACCCTTCTAGATTTTGGAATCGCCTCACTCTCCACATGTCTTTCCAAGTGTAAACTTATTCGTCTCCGCAGCAGAGGGTCAACTGGCAATCAATTAAGCCTCCAATAACACACGATAGCAATTAGATTCCGGGTTCAGCTGCACTAGATTCCATTCCGAAAAATGGCAGAGGGCGATAATTCAGAGCATTTGGAAAGGTGAGTAGTGCCCCCGAGTTACTCATCGGATCCAATCTGATCTACTTATATCTTATCGCCTGCAGAACTGAGCTTCCGGCTCCGATGATTTCCCGCAAGGAGGTCAGTATCTGGGCCATTCTCAAGAACTGTATCGGCAAGGACCTAAGCAAAATCACCATGCCGGTCATGCTGAACGAACCACTGAGCTTCCTCCAGAGACTCTGCGAGTACATGGAGTACGCACAACTGCTGACCGAGGCAGCTCACCAGGAATCTCCGGCCGACCGGATGAAATACGTGGCGGGTAAGTCTTATCTTATTATATGCTGTTCCTCACCCATAATTGACAAACCTTATTTTCCGGAAAGTTCTTAGGGTCGACAAATTGTCTATGGTTAGGTTTTATTAGCATTTTGAATCTCTTCCATTGAAactttattgaaattaatCAACCGAaaagatttcattttttgaaaatttcctTTGTTCTACTCTATAGAATTTGTTTTATAGGGTTATATACAGGGTTCAATAACCAAACAGACTTAAAATCCCCCAGATAATAAATGCctcattaatttatttttcagcctTTGCCGTATCGGCATTAGCCTCAAACTGGGAACGCCTTGGAAAACCTTTTAATCCACTTCTTGGTGAAACATACGAGCTCCAGAAAGGAGATTATCGAATTGTCTGCGAACAAGTCTCCCATCATCCTCCAGTATCTGCATTTCATGCAGAATCCAAAGACTTTAAGTTTCACGGTACAATAAACCCGAAAATCAAGTTTTGGGGTAAGAGCGTTGAGGTGAATCCGAAGGGAACCGTCACCATTGAGTTTCCAAAGTAGGTTTTGGGTATACCTTTATCATAGAAATATACTAATACCACTTATTTTCCAGATGGAACGAAAGCTACAGCTGGACTAATGTCAATTGTTGCGTCCATAATATAATTGTGGGCAGACTTTGGATAGAGCAATATGGAAATATGGAGATCATCAATCATTCCACTGGTC from Drosophila takahashii strain IR98-3 E-12201 chromosome 2R, DtakHiC1v2, whole genome shotgun sequence encodes:
- the Obsc gene encoding obscurin isoform X2, with translation MDDYYSAGYSRASTRRYESKSRDYDRGTSYDSTVERSQYGISSRRDRSSVDKVEARSSLLATGRTESRAASRAESRAESRASYSVAESRAGIRSSSRLQEDRPLRSVDKPVVVKMLKSVQVDPGETAHFEIQFKDQPGLVTWLKDNKPLEDRLADRITQTAAPMNSYRLDIKNCSETDAGTYTIRAQSASETTTVSAQLAVGQAPGHDETKTNTEPAFLVSLKDAEMIENTLFRFMIKIKGDPKPRVKFYKDEKEILETNDRIQIIRDKDYLGFYELVIADVQKTDSGTYSCKATNKFGEATCEAVATTVEDRNPFGALSGQILPAGEKPVFQWKRNGEEFDPEERFKVLFGEDEDSLALVFQHVKPEDAGIYTCVAQTSTGNISCSAELSVQGAIQTLNREPEKPTLVIEHREANASIGGSAILELQCKGFPKPAVQWKHDGEVIQVDDRHKFMYEDEESMSLVIKNVDTTDAGEYTIEAINELGQDESTINLVVKAPPKIKKVTDITCSAGETIKMEIEVEGFPQPTVQVTNNGKDVTAESNVKISSSSIGKSLEKVVVEVKEIKLSQAGNYSIKATNDLSQTSEYWSCTVKSKPVIVKHFESEYIHGEKEHVQMTVRIDAYPEAKLIWYHDETEIKITDAKYTVSSDGNAYTLKITGATRVDAGKYTVKATNEHGSATSSTQLLIKCTPEFTQKLKNITVAEGDSNVELVVGVDAYPRPHVKWYIDGIEIDEKRNDFRHVEEGNNFKLIMNQVATNMQGNYTCKIMNDYGKLEDNCVVTVNCKPKVKRGLKNIEVQEGKSFTLEVEVYSEPEAKIKWFKDGHEIYEDARIKISRDTQRIENYYLTLNLARTEDAGTYEMKATNFIGETTSTCKVAVLTVPEIVHVDVFQQHSYESVPLKYEVIATGIPKPEAIWYHDGKPITADKHTAITVDGDHYKLEVQSLDLVDAGEYRVVVQNKCGEKSHQGDLSLSGIAEYRKPILTQGPGLKDIKVNKGDKVNEPVVFTADPAPEIVLLKDGQPVKESNNLKLKVEKKDAENGLVQYTCTLNILEAEIKDSGRYELKVKNKYGELATSGWIDVLAKPEISGLNDTKCLPGDTICFEALVQANPKPKVSWTRGNENLCNNENCEVIADVDADKYRLVFQSVSPSEDGKYTITATNSEGRATVDFNLAVLVEKPTFIVQPESQSIHDFRPVSTKVLVHGVPLPTIEWFKDDKPINYEAINKPSKDKLYGKEDTKKGTDQIESVFDIKTFRENDVGAYTCVATNEIGVTKAPFKLALLALAPSFVKKLDNALDVLQGEPLVLECCVDGSPLPTVQWLKDGDEVKPSESVKISTNPDGLVRLEINSCQPNDSGAYKLIISNPHGEKVALCAVAVKPEEMQPKFLKPITGQTVVVGEPLKLEAQVTGFPAPEVKWYKDGMLLRPSPEINFINSPNGQIGLIIDSAQPLDAGVYKCLIANKGGEIEGVSKVEIVPKESKPVFVAELQDSSSIEGFPVKMDIKVIGNPKPKLQWFHNGHEIQPDPSHIAIVENPDKSTSLIIEKTVPGDSGLYEVIAQNPEGSTASKAKLYVAPKADETATEEAPQFVSALRDVNADEGQELVLSAPFISNPMPEVIWSKDGVTLTPNERLLMTCDGKHIGLTIKPAEAADSGNYTCLLANPLGEDSSACNANVRKVYKPPVFTQKISDQQQVFGNNAKIPVTVSGVPYPDLEWYFQDKPIPKSDKYSIKNDGDHHMLIVNNCEKGDQGVYKCIASNREGKDITQGRLDIVNEIKKHSRSEPPVFLKKIGDCDIYEGMVAKFTACATGYPEPEVEWFKNDQKLFPSDRFLIDIEPNGLLRLTIKNVTEYDVGRYSCRIFNPYGDDICHAELFYDSLDSQQKPLEDQYTDFKKYKKSGAPPPLSEGPIISRMTDRGLLLSWNPSVPLTPRYPITYQIEMMDLPEGDWRTLRTGVRSCACDIRNLEPFRDYRFRVRVENKFGVSDPSPYTQTYRQKLVPDPPKTYTYLPPGTDFRPETSPYFPKDFDIERPPHDGLAQAPQFLLREQDISYGVKDHNTELMWFVYGYPKPKMTYYFDDMIIESGGRFDQSYTRNGQATLFINKMLDRDVGWYEAVATNEHGEARQRVRLEIAEHPRFLKRPDETFIMSRKNGRIEAKLVGIPLPEVHWFKDWKPIAESSRIKISSYDPDIYVLSIHDSIIKDGGLYSISARNIAGSISTSVTVHIEENEDQYIYKTYGRHPYVRSKQLRYQDKYDIGDELGRGTQGITYHAVERSSGDNYAAKIMYGRPELRPFMLNELEMMNTFNHKNLIRPYDAYDTDRSVTLIMELAAGGELVRDNLLRRDYYTERDIAHYIRQTLWGLEHMHEMGVGHMGLTIKDLLISVVGGDLIKVSDFGLSRKINRHNLSTLDYGMPEFVSPEVVNKEGVNFSHDMWTVGLITYVLLGGHNPFLGIDDRETLTKIREGRWDFKDEIWTHISDDGRDFISRLLLYSPEERMDVKTALKHPWFFMLDRQVYDHDYQIGTDRLRNYYDHFRDWYANASCKNYFRRRRLSGCFQHPSKMVYPPGHVYTPENTPEPLPEPRIRAKREEVVSKYLHPDYELGLIQSESHYQYGPDTYLLQLRDVNFPVRLREYMKVAHRRSPSFALNDSVDWSLPVIRERRRFTDIMDEEIDDERTRSRISMYAANESYSIRRLRTELGPRLDEYTEADAMIETQREGYPPFFREKPQTIAITENQPSHIHCFAVGDPKPCVQWFKNDMVLSESKRIKISVDEDGRSILRFEPALHFDVGVYKVVARNKVGQTVARCRIVVATLPDAPDSPEISANSGTEILLRWKQPRDDGHSTVLCYSLQYKLSNCDAWTTVADNIDHEFYLLHDLQPNTNYQFRLASKNRIGWSEMGIPVAASTVGGDAPKIHITKAMKHLQQLTENGHQVIPEEERVHTDYHCEREPPNWVTDSSVSDKYSFISEIARGEFSTIVKGIQKSTDTVVVAKILEVTDENEDNVVAEFDNFKTLRHERIPALFSAYKPLNVPIAIFVMEKLQGADVLTYFSSRHEYSEQMVATVVTQLLDALQYLHWRGYCHLNIQPDNVVMASVRSIQVKLVDFGAAKKVNKLGMKVTPCGSLDFQPPEMINDEPIFPQSDIWSLGALTYLLLSGCSPFRGADEYETKQNISFVRYRFENLFKEVTPEATRFIMLLFKRHPTKRPYTEDCLEHRWLMSSDYMVRKRERAIFLGSRLKTFCDEYHDLKNATATSSKVLNTVAGGPTPTQLLRSNSIQEELLTTF